The Rhodopirellula islandica genome segment ATTGCCACCACTGATCGTGAAGGCGGCGTTGTCAGTGTCACCATCTCCCGCAACCAAGGCGTACGTGAAAGTGTCCGACGCATCGTCGTCTGTTGTGGTGAAGGCACCGACGGTTGTTCCCGATGCGGTGTCTTCGGCGATCGTGGCGTTGTCAATCGCGATCGCAGTTGGCGCGTCGTTCACGTCCGTGGCAGTGATCGTGAAGGTTTCCACGGTCGACAAACCAAACGGGTCCGTGCTTTGGATTCGAACCGAGTAAGACGATTGCGTTTCAAAGTCCAGCGATGCTGCGGTCACCAAATCGTTGCCGTCAATCGCGAAGGAGGCGTTGTCGGTGTCACCCGTGCCGCTCACCAACGTGTAGATGAACGAATCCATCGCGTTGGCATCGGTCGTGCTGAGAGTGCCAACGGTGGTGCCGACATCGGCGTTTTCTTCCACGTCGTTGTTGTCAATCGCGATCGCGGTGGGGGCCACGTTCGTGGACGTGATCGTGATCGTGAAGGTCTCTTCGGTGGAAAGACCGTCCGCATCTTGAGCCTGCACTCGGACCGAGTAGGAAGACTGCGATGACTGGTCGGCGGCAAACGCGGTGATCAGTTCTCCATTGGAGATCGTGAAGGAGGCGTTGTCGGTGTCGCCGGTTCCGGAAACCAATGTGTAGGTGATCGTGTCGCCGACATCGGGGTCGTCGGTACCCAGGGTTCCGACCGTCGTGCCACTTGGCTCGCCGGTGGCAACATGCGTGCCGGACAAGGAGATCGTGGTCGGTGCTTCGTTGACGCTGGAGACCGTGATTGTGAAGGTTTCTTCGATGAATTCGCCGGTTGAGTCGGTGCTGCGAACTCGGATCGTCAACGTGCCTTGTGTTTCGGCGTCGAGCGATCCAGCGGCTTGCAATTCGTCGCCCGAAATCGCGAACAACGCGTTGTTGTCGTCACCTTCTCCGGTCACAAAGGTGTAAGTGAATGTGTCGCCAGATGTCGGGTCGGTGGAACTGAATGTGCCAACGGTGTCTCCTGCCGATCCATTTTCAGCGACGGTGGAATCACTGAGTGTGATCGCGGTCGGTCCTTCGTTGCTTTGAACGATCGTGAAGACTTGCTCAAACGTTTCGCCGCCTGAATCCGACGTCTGAATCCGAATGCTGTAGCTGCTTTGCGTGTCAAAGTCGATCGTCGTCGCGGTTCGCAGTTCATTGCCGACGATGGTGAACGAAGCGTTGTCGGTGTCCCCCGTGCCGGAAACCAACGAATACGTGAACGTGTCGGAGGCATCCACGTCGGTGGTGGTGAAGGAGCCAACCACGGTCCCGGAAACCGAATCATCGGCAATCGAATCGTCGCTCAAAGCGATCGCGGTGGGCGCCTCGTTGATGTCATCGACATTGATCGTGAAGGTTTGATCGAATGACAACCCGCCTTGGTCGGTCGTGCGAACGACGACGGAATAACTGCTCTTGGTTTCGAAATCGAACGTTTCGGTGGCGACCAACGAATTGCCGGAGATGGCGAACGTCGTGTCGGTGGTGCTGCCATCGATGGAAACGATGCTGTAGGTGAACGTGTCACCGGTGTTGCTGTCAGTGGTCGACAAATCGCCCACCGCCGTGCTGATTGCTTCGTTTTCAGCGATCGATGAGTCGCTCAGCGAGATTGCCGTGGGAGCGACATTTTGATCGGTGACGGAGAGCGTGAAGACACGCTCCAGTGTGCGTCCGGTCGAGTCGGTGGTTTGAACACGAATGGTGTAGGTGTCTTGAACGGATGCGTCGAACACTTCCGCGGTCACCAAGGTGTTGCCTGAGATGGTGAACGAACCGTTGTCGGTGCTGCCGGTTCCAGAAACCAAGGCATAGGTGTGCGTGTCACCGGAGTCCGGGTCCATCGTGGAGAATGTTCCCACGGAAGTCCCGACTGCCACATTTTCTGCGACGGTGGTGGTGGAGAGGCTGATGCTTGTCGGCGCTTGGGCATCCGGCAGGTCAGGAATGTTTGGCGTCGACAAACCAACGACCCGTCTCAGCAGGTCGCTGGCGTCCAAGGGGCTCAATCCGTCTTGTCCGGTCACATCACCGAGCAAATCAGGGTCGATTGCTGCGAAGGGAACAAAGGCCTCGCCCGATCCGGTTGCATCTGTGATGACGAAGCCGGTGTCCAGGTCAACTCCAACTCGAGCAACCAAACGCGCGTCTTCTGCGTCGTAGCGGCGGTTTGCATTGACGTCGCCAGGAAACGCCACGACTTGAATGGCGTCGTCCGCGGTGGCGGTCATGCCCCCGGCATTCACTTCCAAGGAACTGATCGTCAGTGTTCCCGTCGAGCCATACGGTGCGTCCTCAGGAATGGTGGCGATGAGATCGATGATGTCCGCTTGGCCGGCATCCATTGCCTCCAGGCTGAAGAAGGTGATCGTGGCGACACCGGGGGTGTCCAGGTTCGCTTCGACTTGGCTTCCGGTCGGGGCGTCTTCGCCCAGTTGGACACCGGAGATGTCCAGCATGGCCGGGTCGTACTGAATTGTCAGCGTCACCGAGGTCACGCCATCGGCGTTGCTGAGTTGAATGGGCAATCCGGCGGGCAACTCGGTTCCGCTGCCGCCGACCGGCAACTGAACCGTTTGGCTGGGGCCGCGAACGATGTCAGGCAAACCAACGACCAACGAGGCGGGGCTGGCAACCGTGAACGTGGTGACGTAGTTGCCACCCGCCGTTCCGTCGCCATCGCCATCCAGAAGTTCTCCGTCGGCGAGGTCCGTGAATCCGTCACTGGCACTTCGAAGGGTCGCCGTGTAAGTGTCCGCTGCGAGCGGTCCATCGGTGGCAATGAATGTAACGGTTGTGCCGTTTACAACGAGTGAACCACGCACTTCGCCGGTGGTGGCACCCTGCAATGTCACGTCGGCCGCACCGGCGTCGCCTGCTTCGGTGTCGTAAAGGCTGAGTTGCGGGATGCTGACTTCTTCACTCAGTTCGGCGGTGAAGCCCGATGGAGTGGGAGCAAAGGAAGCAATCGTGGCAGCCAGCACCCGACGTGACTCCAGCGATTCCACCTTCAATCGTCGATCACTGGATCCGAGATATCGGTTCTTGTGACGGGAATGGCGGGATTGATTCGAAGTCAGACGAGCGAGAAGACGCTGGACAACTGGTTTCATCGATGGAGGACCTTGTTCGACGGAAGTCGATAGAAAAGCAATTCTGCCGTCCCTGCTGAGGTGTGGATTGTCACGCGGTCCCTGGCGACAAACGTAGTGCTCAATTCGAGCCCACTGAGAGTTTAAGACGTCATTCGATGATTTTCGTCACTGGGCTTTTGAAATTTTCTAAGAAATTTTTTGTGAGTTCGTGCGTCAGAGGTATCGTTGAGTGTGACATTTGCACCCCTGTCCTGACGGATCAATCCGGTTATTCCGGTTTTGAGGAATTGGTGTTGGAAACCGTCAGGTGAAGACGAACAACGTTGCAAGTGCGGTGCAAAGACCAGTGTGAGACACGCTGATTGATTGATGTCGATGCGAATTGCCCGACAAGCTGGTGGTGAGAACAAGCGTCGTTCCACCTTTGATCGTGGCTGTGAACAATCCAGAAAGACTCCGGCAAACTCTGATGAAACCTTTTCGATCCCGTCGCCTTTCCATTCAATCGCTCGAAGGGCGTCGGTTGCTAGCGGCTGTCAACGTCCCCGACGACCTCACCTCTGCACCCGATGCAATCGTGTCCGTTCCTGTGAACATTGACTCGGCAACCGGAGTGCGTGCGGCGGAGATCCGTCTGAGCTACGACACGTCGGTGTTGGACCTCGATGCCGATGACATCGACTTCGGCAGTGTTTGGGGGACCGGGAACGACACCCAAGTCACAGCGAATGTGGACGATGCGGCAGGAACAGTGGTCATCTTTGTTTCAGCCTCCAGTGAACTGACTGACGTCTCCGGCAGTCTGGTGGAACTTCCATTTTCAGTGGCCAGCGATGCGGTGCTGGATAGCACCACCGTGCTCGACCTGACACTTGTCACGTTGAACGAAGGGCAAATCTCAGTCGATCCCGCCCCCGTGTCCGGTTCTGATTCGACCGATGGTTTGATCACGATCACCGCGGCTGCGACGGGCGATGACTCGATCTCTGGATTTGTATACGCGGACGCCAACAATGACAACGCTGTTGGAACTGGCGAAGCCATTCCGGGCGTCACGATCACGCTGACAAACACTTCCACGGGGGCGGAATTGCAGACAACCACTGATTCCGACGGCAGTTACGAATTCACGGATTTGGCACCCGGTGAATATGAAATTGTTCAGTCCCAACCGGTCGCTTACCTGGACAGTGGTGTCAATGAGCTGACCGTCACGCTGGTCGAGGGCACGACGCTCGACGATCAGAACTTCCGCGAACTGGGTTTGCTTCCTCAGTACATCTTCAATCGTCTGCACACTTCCTCGGTGTTGCCTGTCGGTTCCGACACCTGGAAGGACGCGATCACTGACATCAATGCGTTTGCGGAATCAACCGCCAGTGCCAGTTCAGCAAGCTCCGTTGCAGCCGGTTCCAGTGTGGTGGCGGCATCCACTTCGTCCTCCAGCGGCACCGAGTCCACGACCCCCGCGACATCGGATTCAACCGCCAGCGGCGAACCCTTGGTCGATGAAGCATCCACCTCGCCGATTGCTTCCACCGCGTCAAGCGTCGCGGCCGCACAGACGGCGGCGATGGGATCCCCCGTTGGGTCCAGCGACGACGACTCAGATGAAACCGCTGCGGTGGACGAAGTCTTTGCAAGCAATCTGTTTTGAGCAAATGTTTTCGACGGCGTGGAACTGACGCAATGTACTCATTCGTGCCTTTCGGACGCGTATTGAAATTGCGTTTCTGCAGTGGGTTTCGTTGGCCAACGGCGACCATCAACCCACACGTTTTAGATTGAATATGGCCGTTGGCCAGCAAGCAAAGTAGACGCAACTTCACAAATCTCGGCTTGGTGCTGCCCAGCCAAGTATCCTCCTGGGTCGGTGTGAACCCCGTCAATGAAACTCGAATCTGCGCCGGCTGATTCTTGCAGAGTGAGGCTAGGTGACGTTGACACAAATGTTCAGCCTGGATTACTTCTTCGATTGAAGTCCCGGCGTTGGACGGAAAGCACCGCTTTTCAAAACAACGAACTGGGCGTTCATTGCACTCGCGATGAACAGAAGATTCCATTCGGAAACATACATGGGAGCCAGGATGGCCAAAACATGTCGCGTGTTGACGACCGAACGCTTGGAAGGTCGACACTTGATGGCAAGTGTTTCATTGGACGCCTTGGGGCCCGCTCCAGAGCAAGAGTCAGTCGCCTCAATCCGAGTCGAAGACGCTCCCGCTCTCAGGGCAGCTGAGATTCGATTCGAGTTCAATCCCAAACTCGTGCAGATCGAAAAGGAAGACATACGACCGGGAGCAATCTGGGACAACAAAGCAGCCCTCATCGCCAATGTCGATCAAGAAAATGGGATTGTGGTCGCTTATGTGTTTTCGACCCAACCGGTGCTCGGTCGCGACGGCAACCTCCTCGAAATTGAACTCGATCAATCGCGAAACGCGGCCTGTCTGACACCGCCGAAACTGGATCTCCAGCAAGTGCGGTTGAATGAGGGCACGATTGAGTTGGAATCGGAACCTGTGGTGGGACCCGATCCAACGGACCGTGCTGTCATGCAATCTGCTCGCTCAACGGACATGTTTGCACCGCCAGAGAACAAACCCTTCATCGGGCCGGTGTTGCCGGATCACTTGAAACCAAGTCACGTCGACGCCGTGATCCATGACATCTTCCGTGCACCCGTTCATGGACGAATGTTGGGTTTCCAACGGCTTGGATGAGCAACCTGCTCATCGCTTGGCAATCAGCCGATGGACGCTAGCCCGGACTGCTGAAAATTTGGTGTCGTGAAGCCTCT includes the following:
- a CDS encoding cadherin domain-containing protein, with the protein product MKPVVQRLLARLTSNQSRHSRHKNRYLGSSDRRLKVESLESRRVLAATIASFAPTPSGFTAELSEEVSIPQLSLYDTEAGDAGAADVTLQGATTGEVRGSLVVNGTTVTFIATDGPLAADTYTATLRSASDGFTDLADGELLDGDGDGTAGGNYVTTFTVASPASLVVGLPDIVRGPSQTVQLPVGGSGTELPAGLPIQLSNADGVTSVTLTIQYDPAMLDISGVQLGEDAPTGSQVEANLDTPGVATITFFSLEAMDAGQADIIDLIATIPEDAPYGSTGTLTISSLEVNAGGMTATADDAIQVVAFPGDVNANRRYDAEDARLVARVGVDLDTGFVITDATGSGEAFVPFAAIDPDLLGDVTGQDGLSPLDASDLLRRVVGLSTPNIPDLPDAQAPTSISLSTTTVAENVAVGTSVGTFSTMDPDSGDTHTYALVSGTGSTDNGSFTISGNTLVTAEVFDASVQDTYTIRVQTTDSTGRTLERVFTLSVTDQNVAPTAISLSDSSIAENEAISTAVGDLSTTDSNTGDTFTYSIVSIDGSTTDTTFAISGNSLVATETFDFETKSSYSVVVRTTDQGGLSFDQTFTINVDDINEAPTAIALSDDSIADDSVSGTVVGSFTTTDVDASDTFTYSLVSGTGDTDNASFTIVGNELRTATTIDFDTQSSYSIRIQTSDSGGETFEQVFTIVQSNEGPTAITLSDSTVAENGSAGDTVGTFSSTDPTSGDTFTYTFVTGEGDDNNALFAISGDELQAAGSLDAETQGTLTIRVRSTDSTGEFIEETFTITVSSVNEAPTTISLSGTHVATGEPSGTTVGTLGTDDPDVGDTITYTLVSGTGDTDNASFTISNGELITAFAADQSSQSSYSVRVQAQDADGLSTEETFTITITSTNVAPTAIAIDNNDVEENADVGTTVGTLSTTDANAMDSFIYTLVSGTGDTDNASFAIDGNDLVTAASLDFETQSSYSVRIQSTDPFGLSTVETFTITATDVNDAPTAIAIDNATIAEDTASGTTVGAFTTTDDDASDTFTYALVAGDGDTDNAAFTISGGNLVTATTFDFETQSSYSIRVQSTDSAGATFEQVLTLTVTDTNEVPTAIALDNSSVSEDAASGTTVGAFSTTDADASDTFTYTLASGDGDTDNAAFTIDGGNLVTATTFDFDTQSSYSIRVQTEDSAGATFEQVLTITITESEANVAPTAISIDNTDIEEHATVGTTVGTLSTTDANASDTFTYALVSGDGDSDNAAFTIDGSNLVTATSFDFETQSSYSIRVQTTDSGGATLEQTLTLSVTDSNDAPTSLALDNSTIAEDVASGTTVGELSTTDADTGDTFTYELVSGDGDTDNASFVIDGSNLVTATTFDFDTQSSYSVRVKSTDSNGATITQALTITITDTSVNATPTAIAIDNSSIAEDTASGSTVGELSTTDADAGDTFTYALVSGDGDTDNAAFTIDGSNLVTATTFDFDTQASYSVRIQTTDSAGATFEQALTITITDASVNATPTAIAIDNSSIAEDTASGSTVGELSTTDADAGDTFTYALVSGDGDTDNAAFTIDGSNLVTATTLDFETQSSYSVRIQTTDSGGATFEQALTITITNVNEDPTAVSISSSVITEESASGTTVGTFGTADVDASDTFTYTLVAGDGDTDNASFTVDGENLVTATTLDMETQPSYSIRVRSTDAGGSFVEQTFTITVTDTNAAPTAISLDDTAVAENAAIGTVVGGLSTTDTDVSDTFTYSLVGGVGDTDNTLFAIDGDNLVTAATFDFETQSTYSVRIQSTDAVGATVSQSFLIGVTDINEAPTGLALAFPAVASGQASGFLIGELGAIDQDAGDTFTFEFADGDGDLDNDKFTLIDGALRTAEATDDAIQALYSIRVRVTDSDGLTFEDTADLIVTEDNVAPTGILLDNSTVADGALSGTTVGNLSAIDANDFDDHTFELVAGTGGSDNASFTIVDGVLQTNFEADESTQSSYSIRVLSTDRYGAAVEEVLTITIETTV
- a CDS encoding cohesin domain-containing protein, encoding MKPFRSRRLSIQSLEGRRLLAAVNVPDDLTSAPDAIVSVPVNIDSATGVRAAEIRLSYDTSVLDLDADDIDFGSVWGTGNDTQVTANVDDAAGTVVIFVSASSELTDVSGSLVELPFSVASDAVLDSTTVLDLTLVTLNEGQISVDPAPVSGSDSTDGLITITAAATGDDSISGFVYADANNDNAVGTGEAIPGVTITLTNTSTGAELQTTTDSDGSYEFTDLAPGEYEIVQSQPVAYLDSGVNELTVTLVEGTTLDDQNFRELGLLPQYIFNRLHTSSVLPVGSDTWKDAITDINAFAESTASASSASSVAAGSSVVAASTSSSSGTESTTPATSDSTASGEPLVDEASTSPIASTASSVAAAQTAAMGSPVGSSDDDSDETAAVDEVFASNLF
- a CDS encoding cohesin domain-containing protein; this encodes MAKTCRVLTTERLEGRHLMASVSLDALGPAPEQESVASIRVEDAPALRAAEIRFEFNPKLVQIEKEDIRPGAIWDNKAALIANVDQENGIVVAYVFSTQPVLGRDGNLLEIELDQSRNAACLTPPKLDLQQVRLNEGTIELESEPVVGPDPTDRAVMQSARSTDMFAPPENKPFIGPVLPDHLKPSHVDAVIHDIFRAPVHGRMLGFQRLG